TCTAACACGATGATTGTTCTCACATTTGTAGTTACAGTTTTTCTTTGTGCATAAGGACTGCGTATGTTTGTTTACTGATTAAGTCATGCTTCCCGTGCTGTATAATTAGTTGCATAAGGACTGTCTATGTTTGATGATTGATTTGTCCATGTCAGATAGGCCATGATAATTAAAGCTTTCTTAGTTAGATTGCAAGTATAGAATTTAATAACTGCACTAAGAATATTGTCAATGTGTTTGAAGATAGCTTTTGGATAGACATCAAGTATATGTCTACTTAGAATTGCCTTTTTACATGTATTTTACGACAAATAAAATTACGACagattaaattgattttcatcATGTTAACTTGCGACCACAATAATCAAGATACACATAAACGGAACATCTGATCCCATTGGTTTAAAGTATAGTTGACATCTTTAATTAGTATTGTTTCTATAGTTGCACTACtgctttttatatatatgtgaacAAATGCAAGAAAGGATATGATATTACTTTGGGTGCTAATTGATTAGTTTCAAATGCAAGAAATGATTAGTTtctaatgttatatttttattgttcgGTGTATGGGAAAGGCGCGGGTTTGTGAGACGGGTGCCTTCTCTTCCAGATTGACCACAGGAGAGGTCAATGCCTTGAAGGAGGAAGTGACAATCCTAAAAGGTCAACTTGCGGCTGAGGGCGAGCAGATGAGTATTATTGTATGGGCCTCACAGATGTTCCGTCTCCAAATCCCGATGCCAGCACTTGATCTTGCTCCACCTTCGACCTCCCAGTTCCTTTGCCCAACCGATACCAAGTAGCTTGATGTATaaaacctagaagactacttcttgtagttttttcttttttgttcgaACATTTTGTaggtacattttcatatattttataattaaatactttttcttggtttattaattattgtttagaatttaattacaatatttattaaaaattaaataaaaaatatttttggcaaaaaaaaggggtttgcgcgacgaaagaGTAatatgcgtcgcgcaaagagATCCTTCGTCGCACAAAGTAGTTTTGCATTGTACTAGTGACATGCAATTGGCTTGCGACAAGCCTTTTCAACACCAGTATTTAGAGGGAACTTAACCTTAAGGTAATAACCATGCTGAAAAATGCTTGGACTCGGAAGTTATTTGAACACTTTATATAACTGACATAGCTTCCAAATCATTTCATTAATTTCTGATCTACATGAGAGATCGCTGCTACTTACGATAGAGATTTGCATTATCATTATCGCTAATTTCTTTATAAATGATAGAATCACAAATTTATTACAATGGCATTCGCAATTCTCCGCGTACACTTCAGGTTGGCAAACTGTCTACTGGTGACTCTAATGTCCCCACAGGATAAAGCATCAATGGTTGCAAAGAGTTACCATTAAAGGTACGGAGGTAATATTTTAACTAAACCAcgtcgttgctttcttcgtagCATATTAGATCTTGGTATCCCTACTTTTTCATGCCAAGGCTAATGGACTGTCACCTATTTGCATATTTGAAATCTAATCTATTGTGTAAATAACCTGGTAAATTGGTATGGTGATATGGATAATCATGACAGTGCTCTTGTATTTTGCAATCCTCGTTACCTTGGAACATTAAAGAAGGGAGGGACGTTGAATCAAGAGACCAATCATAACACAAAATGTGTCAACATCAAATAAAACTCGTAGAGTACCATATCAACCGCGAAAGGGAGCCAAAgactctcctcaactataaaagacGACCGTTCTCCTACAGTTAATTCCTAATGccattattgtacttaaactcGTCATTACAACTCACTCATAATGATTGTGCTTTGTGAAGTCTAGTTTTATTGTTTGGCTTCCCTTGTTAAATGTAATCAATTGTACCACACATGTTCTCGTTATATTTAGGGTTAAATTGCAACTTTTGGGATCATGCTGCTGGAAATATCACTTCAAGAGCTTAACTTctctcatcaaaggtttgttcatTCCTATGTATTTGATGTCATTATTTCCAGTTCATTTTGTCTAGTGGTTCTATGTCGTCAAAACTTCTCGTTGCTATCACGCGAGTTGGGCACACACTTTAAGACAACCCACATGAGCCATATGACTGCTTTTTATTGAAAATGATTTTTCAGCCTTAGATTTTTCCAGTTTGCTTGTACACATGACACGTGGTTTTTCTTGTCCCCCGTCTTGTCTAAAACAAAGCCCCACTATAAAAATTTAATCTAGGGTTCTTTTCAACTTGGCTAGGAGATTTATATTTTTCTGATTATCCAGATCATTGCATATTAGGGTGGCATTGTTTTCGTGATTTTGATCTTTGATTTAGGTCAAGCTTTTCTAGTTTCAAAGCTTTGAGCTGACTACTTTTTGGATTCACTTTAGTTTCATCTTTTGAAGTGTGTGACTGTTGAAACTGACTAgccatcaacttcatcataaCATCATTTGCATAAGTTGATTTGATTTCGGTGCCATAAGATGAAGAGCTCAGGAGGAGTTGCCACTTCCTGAAGACTGAAGGAATCCATCTCGTGAAAGGGAAGGTTGCACAAGGGTACAAGTTGCTCCATAGATTAGGAATtaggaattgagcttgtgtGGTTACATTGTAAGAATGTTGATTtcactagtggattggactcaaTGGAAAGCCCCCAGTTTTTAACCCTAGAGGTGACTTTTTTCGAGCCAAAAACATCCTGTGTGTATTATTGATTTCCCTGGATTTATTTCTTACATCTTGTATATGATAGATGATCATCTTGACTTGCATATAGACTTGTCCATGCATCTAAGCTTATCAAGATTTGCATTTATACTAGACTGGACCTCAGTTAACTAGGGACATGTCTGTAAACCTagtttttaaattgattatttCCGTTGCTGGTTAATTAACAAACGTGATCTTTGTTGACTAGTGTTGATGACTAGCCAGTCAAGCATATATAGAATTTTAATTACAGGATATTTCACTTGGAACCAATTTCATGCTTGAACGTGTGTattgtgtaaactcttcactATTAATTAGAACTCATCTACCCTCTATATCTTTACATATTATCCTCACTAGGTGACGGGACTAACTTTGAGAAGGtaacaaacttgacactttacgtCGTTCCATAGTCTCActtattttgtgcatcaacattattTGTAAATAGTCTCTTACAAGCAATTGAGCCCGTGTGATGCCATCTGTTTTAAAACCGTGTTAAACAGGTGGAACATATTCAAATCTATTAGCATCCTTATGTTCAacaaagaattaaaaataggtGTTTATAATACATAGCAAAAGTTTTAAAActctttaattcttctttctaagTAAATTTGACAAATACGTACAATACAATCTTCGACCAATTCAAGCGtacactttttcttttcttctatcaAAATTGTCATGTAACCCAAAGTCATATGCAAAGTCAGCTAACTGAAAACATTTGTGTTCAGTTGTGTAAAAAGTAGAGTACGctttaattgaaaaaataatcatTAATACAATTAGGCAAGAAAGGCAAGATGATTCTCCTGAGGAGTTAGAAATATTTTGACTTCAACAAAAAGATATTAACAAGGTTTTACATACGTACCTGCAAGCTCAAAGCTGCAGTATTAtctcaaaaaaaattaataaataaaaaaaataaaattattccaTCTTAAATTTTATTTGTGGCGTAGCTTATTATTGTCCTTATtaacaaaggaaaactaatgaaaaaaacttgaaaattttgagttttaacgataacgaaaaaataaaaggtaaagtgaatagtaccatgattgacattttagtgtaaaattgtggttttttgttaaagtgaacagtaccagaactttttcgttaaagttccctattaacAATTACTACTATGTCGAACTGAGTTTCCTTACAACAGGACCTATTAAAATGATAACTTATTACAATGTAAAATTTATTCCTAAACCCAAACAGGGACCAAAACTTTTTATGACTACAAATAAGTTATTCGTTTATAGAGAAAGGTTTGATTGTAGCATTCACAGGACTTATAGCTTTATTGAATCTCAAGAATGTTTACATTATTGCAAGGAAATACAAATGCATAAGGAATTGaaatataaatacataaaaaaaaaattatccactCAAATGTTTATAATGAACTATAGCTTTCTTCGAATTTATTCTTCTTAAGCAAATTTTTGAACCAGTGTGCTGAGAGTTTTGGGTATCTTTTCAGCCCATCTTTATAATCCACGTAGTTTAAACCAAATCGGACAGTGTATCCAGAAGTCCATTCAAAGTTGTCTAACAATGTCCATGCAAAGTATCCCTTCACTTTCGCGCCATttctgcacacacacacacaaatgtaCAAATGGGTTAGGTCAATATAATGATTAAATAACCATAACATAAGAAGGCTAGGCAGTATATAGCCTTAATCATTTTGTTAATAACTACTTACTTGATCGCCGCTTGAAGGTAACACAGGTGACGATAGTAGTAGTCAATTCTACTGGTATCATGAAGGGCCTCTTCAAGTGATAGTTCTGGATTATTCAACTCTGATACACCTATGTGCATATTATTacacacaaaaaattaaatttggttTCTTCCtctaaaactaaaagaaaacgtGTAGTTTCATTTTACACCACTATAAATATGTGAAACTTTTGCAATTAATCAAGGCTTAAAAGTTTGTATTACATACCATTCTCAGTAATATAAATGAGTGGATCATTATATTTTTCCTTTGTGTAAAGCACAAGATCGTGAATTCCTTTTGGATATACATATAACCAATCCGAAGCAGCCTGCAACACCATTTGAAGATAATACGTAAATGTTGGGGAAAAAAACACTACTCTTCCAAATGCAAATAGCTCAAAATGATAAATTTGATATTTACCTGTGGACCAATGAGTACTCCATTAAGCTCAGCTGCCACAATATTTACAAACATTAGAATACAATTGGTGTAAATATTAGAATATAATTAAAGTAATTAAGAAGTTAAACTAGGCAAAGAAGTACAAAGAACTTAAGCTATTCAAACTAAGTTTCCTTTTGCACTCACTTGTAAGATCAGCACGAGAATCTGTTACGTAGCTTGCCGGTAGTGAATTGTTCTTGGGTGCACTACTTGTGTATCTAGCAGTATAATAATTTATtccaagaaaatcaaatgatCCGTTTAGCAACTTGGATTGTTCTTTTGTGAATTTGGGCAATCTTTTCCCAACAATTGATCGCATGGTGTGTGGATAGTCACCACTTGTTAATGGGTccaaaaacctacaaaacatgaCAATTCCGGATATTAgcctaattatattattatatataaagagTACTGCTAGCTAGGTATGGGTtgatatataatttaataagaCACTTGCCATCCAAACATAAAATCCAAAGATCGTAAGGCAGCATCTTTATCTTGCTTTGAATCTGAAGCAGGCTCAAACCAGTCTGACACCAATGTTATCCCTATCAAGCCTTTTTGAGTTGCCTACACAAAaatatgaattttggttgaacaaATAGGAGCTGTGGAAAAAGATACAACCTTTAGATTATCTCACTACAGAGAGTATTCCCTCTTGTATTACAACTCAATAATAATGATTCATATAGAATTCTCAATTAGGAGCCAATAATCTgtccccaaaaaaaaagaacaaaagttaTAGAACCTGATATCTATTCTTGTACAATTCTACAGCTGCTCCatgagcaagaagaaggtggtgTGCCACCAAGTATGGTTCACTGGCTGAATCTCCACCGGTGCAGTTTAGGTTTTGCCAAGAAGAGCAACGTCCCGGTACTTGAGTACCAACAGCATAACCCATGTAACTAAAAGTATATGGCTCATTTTCCGTGAACCAGTGCTTGACTCGATCACCAAATTCCTTATAACAAAGTTCCGCATAGTCTTTAAAATGTTCGCTGTAGATACACATTTATGTTACGAATATCAGTATGTATTTTATCAAATTATCACTGAGAGAATAAATTTTGTTCACTTACACAATACGAGGGCTTAAGAAACCACCATATTCATCTTCTAAAGCTTGGGGAACATCCCCATGAAAGAGTGTCACAAATGGCTTTAATCCTATATATACATGATCagtaaaatcaaattaaaagtcTGATTGAATGATGTTCTAAAAATTCATGTAATAATTGTTTAAGGTAGGATGATTAACCATTGCGTAGGAGTTCATCGATGAGATTGTTGTAATAATCAATTCCTTTTATGTTAACGCCACCACTTAACGTTCCATCTAATTAGaacaaaaataacaagaaaaataagGGTTATACAGTAGATAACTCGATCACATTAATTTAGTTAAAAGTATATAAAGAGAATAATTTTCTCGTAGGACAAATAATTCTTATGCACAATATATATTGACATTGGTCCCAACCAAATATGAGGATGTGGAGCAACTTACTTGGTAATAATCTGGACCATGAAATAGAGAATCGGTAAGCATCCAACTCCATATCCTTCATAATCCCCACATCTTCCTAGAATGACAAAAGGATATATAtcataataagaaaaaaatttaaaattaaatattgagGATCTCATTATATTGTGTTTTTTATAAAGGCTCCAATTTAATATGTTAACATGTGCCCTTCAAGTATAAACGGTCAAGAGAATAAAGTGATGAGATTCTAGACCTTATAGCGGTGATATTGATCAATAGCAACGTCTCCGTTACTGCCATCGGTGATTTTTTCTGCACTTATTAAAAAACATAATGGTGAAATCCATATCATATGCAAAGTATTTTATGTGCGTGCGTATTGATGAAGTATATACATATACTGTACATATCACATGACCACGTACTATTTGTCTCCCAACAAAGTGCATGGTTATCAGAGGGGTTGGAGTTTTTTAGGTATACTTGTCCTCATGAAGAAAAGAATGAGGTGCTAATTATACTCCTTTGAAATGAAGTAGCTAAACTTttcatattaccaattgattAAAATACAGACCTGGATGTTTGTGGGTGTAGGTATCCCATATGCTTGGTCCTCTTCCATCTTCTTTTACTGCACCTTCATACTGAAATATACATACATGCGTATTTGTAAGTGTACTACCACACACGTAAGGAAGATGTCAACATTATAATTCATGCATGTATAAAATATACCAATAAAATGGTAAATAATCCcagaagatatatatataatacatatatatattgacctgGTAAGATGCAGAACCTGTGCCAAATATGAACCCTGGTTCAAAACTGTTGCGATTGAGAAATTCACAATGAACAGGTGGATCCGTATTAGCAGCTTTGCTATTTGTCAATGCAAAGCCAATGAGTAGCAGCACACCAAAGAGCAAAGATCTTGAATATTTCATTGCCATAACTTGGGAATTTTGATATCGATCGTGATAATTAAGTTGTCTCTTCCAGGAATACTGCATGGGGTTTATATAGAGGAAGGGAGGAAGGGATATGGTGTCCACGTACTTGCTCATGAGAATAGTAAAGGGTTAAAATTCGAATTGAATTTTGAAGTCCTAGTTTAAAGACCAGGTCATGGTCTGCAGCTTAAAAGAAAGCACGTTTCatgggaaagggatcctctctggttcccttccaccaaatccaccaaTCAGgacccttaaaatttgatcaaacggctaaagttattataacttttaaaggggcCCTGTTTTtagtcgtttgatcaaatttcaagagtccGGATTGGTGGAATTGGttgaagggatccggagagaatcCCTTTCCCGTTTCATGAACCCAAAAGTTGCGTATGTACGTAAAAGAATGGATAATCCTTGCATTCCACCAACGAGGAATGCACATGTTCTACAAATTTTACATTGGGATGGTTCAGTTTCTTAATATTTATTTGAAGATCATCTAAACAAAAAGAATTATTCGAATTTGAGATCATTTAGTCATCTAAATTTATGAATCATATTGACGGTTTAGACACCAAGTAAAAGATTTATAATGAACTATTCATTATATTGATACATTTAGATGACTAAACAGTCTTCAATTTGAACAGTGTTTTGTCTATATGATATCCAAATTGAGATTAAGAATAGGTAGGACTTGTGATTATGTTAAAAGTAAGATAAAGTAGACAACTCTTCGATCGATCTCATCTTAATCTGAAATGATCAAATACCCTTGAGTTTTCCAACAAGAGAAAAATATTATCTGCGTTCGGAAAGAAAGAGTCATTTATCTGCATTTTTATATTATGTCTGCGAACTGTTGAAGGCTTCAATACCCAATACCCATTCTGAAGGTCAATATAAAAAAGTTGAGTATGGACGAGTTTAATAATGTAATATGAGTCAACTTGAAGCCATAACTTCTGAAGGTCAATATTGACGATCAGTGATGAGATTTTTCGTATGCGCCAGGCTCCAGCTAGCTACAGAGACTTGTTCAAACAGTAGAAAATTATTTGACCCAATAAAAAAGTAGAAATTTATGACCTGAATTCTTTATGTAAGTACATAACCGATAAGGTTGAAGAATTTAATCTTTGAATTAAATCCtgatctttttcttcttgttagAGTTTTAATATTGAAAGCGTCCTGTTATCAAGGGCGAACCTATTATGGCGCAAAGAGGACGGCCGCCCCTCTTCTAGCCGGAAAGAAGCCTAGGAGTCTGATATTCTGTGCTGCCACACCTCTAGTTCTATCGGAAATGAGGTCTGGTTTGCTGAAGGAGGAGCAGCCTCCTTGTCCCAACGAAGAAGATGATGCAGAGAGActcattttctctctccctcGTGGCAAAGTAAAATTTTTGTCTTCTTTGGTTGTCATCCTATGAGCTTCTGCCACCTTTAATACTATTCACTAAAGCCCTTATGAATTGGGAGGTGATATATATATGCCGACAACAAAATCGGGAGGTGTGGCACCAAATATATTACATCAGTCACCACTTGCATGTCTACATCACTTAGCCTATGCTTTTTAGCTTTGGTCTGGAAttgtgatgtttttttttttttaaatatagcttattaaaaaattaaaatattaaatgtgtttgataaaacaataaagaaatatttttttatacaaaatttgTTGGCAATGATTGTGAAAAAGTATAGAAAGGAAAAGTCTACTATGTTTCTAAAAGCAATGTCTTTTTTCAAAATATAGTGAGCTACTActtgaattttcatttcataCCATCAAATTACTAAGACACTAATTAAAGCAAAAATTCTAACATTTTTATATGTTGTATGTTAAATAAACCCAAACTCCTAATTTAGGTATAATTTTTTCATTGTAATTAGACactaatttatataatatataataatttacttaaatctgcctagTCCGCCTATGCCTCACATAGGCACTAATGCCCAATCAGGTGTCCAACTAGCACCCAACAAAGCAACGCCATTTAGgtgtttaattaaaaacaaataaattatacCTCTTCAGTCTTCACCTGTTTCCCTCttttaaactccacaaattaGCACACACCTTGTGGTATGACTGTGACATGCAGGACGTTACTTTTTCATGCGTTTCGAAGAGGTAGTACGAATTTATAGTCATATGCCTTTCTAGGAATTAGTAGCAGGAAAACTATATTGCTAGCATACTCACTCTGGATTTCGGTTATTGTATGCGTTGTtattcaattttggttttgataaATTGGAATTGGTGTAATAGGAATCATTATGTGATGATGTGCTTGATTATactattgtggatgcaaatttccgctgtatgttaatttgacaaaaatgcacctacaaaattataacaccttcgattaaggccaaaagcctcacgcgcccacgatgaacggcaaggctttggccgaagaatctctgataccaaagttattatttttaaaagaatGTATTCTTAGGAGTTTTTGGGCAGCAAAATGGTTTAGCATTTTAGTGGGATGCgtggggtatttataggagggTGACCGGCCATACACCTTCTTCATGGGATTATTTTTGTTCCTTCTCATTCAGGTTCAAATTCACTGAAAATGTCATGGCAATTGCATTTTCAGCTTTCTAGTCCCAT
This genomic interval from Malus domestica chromosome 05, GDT2T_hap1 contains the following:
- the LOC139196453 gene encoding uncharacterized protein isoform X3; amino-acid sequence: MHMCYNLHSCATLGSLSRLVQLLLIMIIMDENGKKARVCETGAFSSRLTTGEVNALKEEVTILKGQLAAEGEQMSIIVWASQMFRLQIPMPALDLAPPSTSQFLCPTDTK
- the LOC108172368 gene encoding beta-glucosidase 12-like — translated: MAMKYSRSLLFGVLLLIGFALTNSKAANTDPPVHCEFLNRNSFEPGFIFGTGSASYQYEGAVKEDGRGPSIWDTYTHKHPEKITDGSNGDVAIDQYHRYKEDVGIMKDMELDAYRFSISWSRLLPNGTLSGGVNIKGIDYYNNLIDELLRNGLKPFVTLFHGDVPQALEDEYGGFLSPRIVEHFKDYAELCYKEFGDRVKHWFTENEPYTFSYMGYAVGTQVPGRCSSWQNLNCTGGDSASEPYLVAHHLLLAHGAAVELYKNRYQATQKGLIGITLVSDWFEPASDSKQDKDAALRSLDFMFGWFLDPLTSGDYPHTMRSIVGKRLPKFTKEQSKLLNGSFDFLGINYYTARYTSSAPKNNSLPASYVTDSRADLTTELNGVLIGPQAASDWLYVYPKGIHDLVLYTKEKYNDPLIYITENGVSELNNPELSLEEALHDTSRIDYYYRHLCYLQAAIKNGAKVKGYFAWTLLDNFEWTSGYTVRFGLNYVDYKDGLKRYPKLSAHWFKNLLKKNKFEESYSSL